One window of Burkholderia thailandensis E264 genomic DNA carries:
- the ureG gene encoding urease accessory protein UreG, whose protein sequence is MHAPHTATALRRTKKLPPLRVGIGGPVGSGKTTLLEMLCKGMRERYDLVAITNDIYTKEDQRLLTIAGALPEERIMGVETGGCPHTAIREDASINLEAVERMLARFPDADIVFIESGGDNLAATFSPELSDLTIYVIDVAGGEKIPRKGGPGITKSDLLVINKTDLAPLVGANLDVMASDTKKMRGERPYVMCNLKALDGVADVIAFIEKKGLLTV, encoded by the coding sequence ATGCACGCACCTCACACCGCGACGGCGCTCCGCCGCACGAAGAAGCTCCCGCCGCTGCGCGTCGGCATCGGCGGCCCTGTCGGCTCCGGCAAGACGACGCTCCTCGAAATGCTCTGCAAGGGCATGCGCGAGCGCTACGACCTCGTCGCGATCACGAACGACATCTATACGAAGGAAGACCAGCGCCTCTTGACGATCGCGGGCGCGCTGCCCGAAGAGCGGATCATGGGCGTCGAGACGGGCGGCTGCCCGCACACCGCGATTCGCGAGGACGCGTCGATCAATCTCGAGGCGGTCGAGCGGATGCTCGCGCGCTTTCCGGATGCGGACATCGTGTTCATCGAATCGGGCGGCGACAACCTCGCGGCGACGTTCAGCCCCGAGCTGTCGGACCTGACGATCTACGTGATCGACGTCGCGGGCGGCGAGAAGATTCCGCGCAAGGGCGGCCCGGGCATCACGAAATCGGACCTGCTCGTGATCAACAAGACGGATCTCGCTCCGCTTGTCGGCGCCAACCTCGACGTGATGGCATCCGACACGAAGAAGATGCGCGGCGAGCGTCCGTACGTGATGTGCAACCTGAAGGCGCTCGACGGCGTGGCCGACGTGATCGCGTTCATCGAGAAGAAAGGATTGCTGACGGTCTGA
- a CDS encoding urease accessory protein UreF, giving the protein MDTAELVALLHLASPALPIGAFSYSQGLEAALDAPLIRDADGARDWIASGLADVLAHGELPFLAHQLARWRAHDATALADANEEFIASRESSELRRETEQMGWSLAQLCASLEWGDAARRATLASISPIALPSAFAFAAAAHGATPDATLAAYAFGWVENQTAAAIKAVPLGQLAGQKIIVALREPIRDAVRRALATPPDEINTFAPQLGILSARHESQYSRLFRS; this is encoded by the coding sequence ATGGACACCGCTGAGCTCGTCGCGCTGCTTCATCTCGCGTCGCCGGCATTGCCGATCGGCGCGTTCAGCTATTCGCAGGGACTCGAGGCGGCGCTCGACGCGCCGCTGATTCGCGACGCCGACGGCGCGCGTGACTGGATCGCGAGCGGCCTCGCCGACGTGCTCGCGCACGGCGAGCTGCCGTTCCTCGCGCATCAGCTCGCGCGCTGGCGCGCGCACGACGCGACGGCGCTTGCCGACGCGAACGAGGAATTCATCGCGAGCCGCGAATCGTCCGAGCTGCGCCGCGAGACCGAGCAGATGGGCTGGTCGCTCGCGCAGCTGTGCGCGTCGCTCGAATGGGGCGACGCCGCGCGACGCGCGACGCTCGCGTCGATCTCGCCGATCGCGCTGCCGAGCGCGTTCGCGTTCGCCGCCGCCGCGCACGGCGCGACGCCCGACGCGACGCTCGCCGCATACGCGTTCGGCTGGGTCGAAAACCAGACGGCCGCCGCGATCAAGGCGGTGCCGCTCGGCCAGCTCGCCGGCCAGAAGATCATCGTCGCGCTGCGCGAGCCGATCCGCGACGCGGTGCGCCGCGCGCTCGCGACGCCGCCCGACGAAATCAACACGTTCGCGCCGCAGCTCGGCATCCTGTCCGCGCGGCACGAATCGCAGTATTCGCGCCTGTTCCGCTCATAA